From the Aptenodytes patagonicus chromosome 25, bAptPat1.pri.cur, whole genome shotgun sequence genome, the window TGAAGGACGGGGTGGGAATGGCTCGCTGCCATGTCCAAAGCtccctgctgcttcccctgtgcgCTTTCCGAACTGCAGGTCTCCCAGCCAGGACCACCCCTCGGACCTCAGCATCGGCACCCCGGTGCGGGGACACGTTGGGACTGCTCAGGGTCCCCGCGCTTCCCACATCCCCCCAGAGCTGGGTGTCTGCACCTTCTCCAGGGTCCCCCCACCCTGTGCTGCCTGGGGGTGAGCATCCCTGTGCCGAGCGGGGCACCCCGGGGGGGGGCAGCGGAGCCGCACGGGGAACGGGGTGAAGCAAGGAGGTGGGGTGATTCAGCGGGACACGCAGCCGGCCCCGTGCCTGGGCGAGCCGGGACAGGACGGGCACCGGCACGGCCCTCCCATGGGCGGGCAGCACCCCGGGGGGgtgcagcgccgagcaccccGCTGCCGGAGCCGTGTGCCCCCTGTCCCGGGGGGTCGAGCAGCCCCCGGCACCGAGGAGGCgccgggcacccccagcccagtgcccatgtgcagcgccgagcaccggcacggcgggagcggcggggatggagatggagatggaggaggagaaggaggaggaggaggaggaggaagggcaggaggtggGGCTGGAAGTGAAACCgatttgggggggtggggcggggcgggctcGTCATGTGAACGGCCGCATGCTCGGGCAGAAGTGGGTCAGCGGCGCCGCGGAGGGGCAGGTGCCAGAGCCGCCCGGTGCCTCCCGGTGCCTCCCGgtgccgccgctccccgccccgccgcagggaCCCCCGCGCCGCCCCATGCGCCCCCCGGCGCGCTCCTGACCGCCGCCCGCCACGATGCGAGGTGAGTCCGGGGAGGGGGGTCTGGGGGCACCGTGGGGACCgcccggctgcggggggggggggggggggcagcggcaaAAGTTGTCCCCGGTGGGAGACGGGGGGGACCCCGCATCAGCCCCGCCGGAGGGGGACCCGGCGTCAGCCCGgccggggacacgggggggacccGGCGTCGGCCCCGCCGGAGAGCGACAGGGTGGGGGGGACCCGGCATCGGCCCCGCCGGGGTCGGTctggctcctccagccccccctTTCATTAGGAACAGAattcttgtttattttgctttgctttccgaCGCCGGCTTAGACCCGCTCGTAAGCTTTTCCTCGCACTAAACCCCTTAATCTCCTCTTCAATATGTTGCTCCCACCAGGGCTGGATttattgtggggtttttcccccttttccctctcccagcggtttcggggggggggggggtttaggGCCGGGCCGGTGCAGCCGGAGGGAGGCTCCTACGGGGACGGGCGAGGGACCGGCCGCAATTTCGGGTGCCCCTTATCCAGGGAAGGGGGTGAGTCGCCTGCCAGCGCCTGCCTGATTTTATCCGTTATTAAAGGCGATTCCTACTTTTCACCCGTCCGCTTTGCAAAGCAGGCggttgggaggaggaggatggagggagggagggaggaaggctccGGCAGGACGATCCACCGGGGCCCGGTGATGGTGACGCAGCGGTGGCCGGACCCAGCTCTCCCCGTGCCTGTTCCCGACTGAGCTGCTGGGAGCACGGCTGGGACCTGACGCTGTGGGGTGGGATTTTTATCCccttttaaagcagttttccatCATcgcctgccgtgcccgagcccttCACCCCCGCCAGGACTTGCTTGTGCACGTCTTTAGGCTTGTTTTTTGGGTGGATGTGTTTAGGTGTAGTTTTGGGTGCAATATTTAGGTGCATTTTTGGGCGTACGTATGAGGATGTACATCTTCGAGCTCCTCAATTtggtttttctccctccctggCGCGGCTGCGGGTGCTGCGGCTCTGCCAACCGCCGCACTCTTGTGTAAtagtggggccagggctgggcgAGGGCGAGGCGAGCCCCCCGGGTCCCCTTCCCGCCCCGTGACATCCCGGGATTTCACCTTTATTAGTACGGAGGGAAGCATTAACGCCTGCCTAATTAATAACACCGCCTGGCTCTTATGTCGCACTTGCACAGCCGGCACCGGGCTTAATTAGCAACTGGGTgaacttttcccttttttttaatttttttttccccttttccccccccaatTACTGTGCATTGGCCCTAGTTAAGGGCCAAACCCCCCTGATATCACACCATTTTCCCCCGTCGGGCGTTTTTCCTGCAGTCCCGCCCGGCGCAGGGTTCCCATCTCTCGCCGAAGCCCGAGCGCCTCATGGCGATGCCGAATCGGTTCAATCTCCGTTTTCTTCCCCCAAACCGCCTCCGCTCTGCCCCTTTTCCCGGGGGCCACAGCAGCTCCTCGCTCCTGTCcttccccgcgccggggccgggcgagagGCTTTGCCTTGTATAATCCTATAGGGTTTCCAACCCTCTTGCTCGCTTGTTTTGCAAGCGGCGTGGCAAGGAGCGTGCGGTGGCTCGGCAGCCTTTCCGACTTGTCCTAGTGACCTAGATCTGTCATTGGAAAAATCAGAGAGTGGAGGAGGAGCTTCCCTGCCCGTTTAGGCAGCGTGCTCATGCTGGCGCGGGCGAGGACAGCCGGCACCCATCGGCCCTCCCACACGACGGCTGTGCCCTGACCCGAGTACtgcgggatggggatggggatggatgTCTGTGCCCTTCGCCTCCCAAAAACAAGGTTGGAGGAGAAAGGTGGCCCCCAGCAGCGTGGGGTCCCAAGGGATCCAGCCAGGATTTGGGATCCTCGACCCTGATAACCCCGGGGAGCGGCAGCACCTGGAGAGGGAAAGCGCAGTGATGGGGAGAGGCTGccacccctggggacagggaccaacGGGTTAACCCCACAGCCCAGCCATGCTGGCAGCATCCCCTGCCCGTCCTGCCCGTCCCTCCTCCCCATCGCGTTTAACTTTGAACTCGGCAgcggctatttggagagctgctaATGTCTAAATCGTGCCTGGTTTATTGGATGTGGTGAGCAGAGCCGCTCTCACTGCCTCTATTTAGCCCCATGGAGATAACTCCACCTCGATTTAGCTGCGGGTCCAGGGATCTCCCACCCCAGCCCGGTTTCTCCCCACCCCAGGCTGGCGGCAGgtccccttccccgccgccgcaCCTTTGCCACCCTCCTGCGCCAGCCAAAGTGCAAAGGGCTGTGTCCCACGCCGGCGGGGCTGGCCTTGGAGCGGTGCCATGCGGCACAGGAGCTGGTGAACCAGCGCAGCCGGGGCAGGAGCCGGGTGGCCGTGGGGGAGCCTCATCGCCCGCTGCTGCTTGTGGGTGAACTGCTTGCTACGATTTCCAAGCCGGGGACGTGCACTGCACCATGGGAcagggaaaaaacagcatgttGCCAGGGATCGGGGCGGCTACGAAGCCACCGGCCACGTGGCCACCAGCGAAGGTGGCTGAGGGtcgccctggggcagggggcGAGCAGCTGAGCCCTGTTCTGGCCCAAAGTTTCCAGGAAATCTCTGCTAATCAATTAAGAAACGGGCTCCCACCTCCAGCATCACAGCCCGGCACGGGGCCGGAGTTGcataatttaaattttccttATTGCCCACGTGGCCCCTGCCCGGTGCTGCCGGTGCCGCTGCGGCCTGGAACATCATGCCGGGGCCGTGCCAGCCTCATGCTGCAAACCGCCCCGGCCTCGCGCAGCCCCAGCCCGTTTGGGTTTACCCGCGGGACGCATGGATGGGGATGGGATTTGCCGGCGGTGATAGCTGAAATGCTGGGATGCTGGGGGACCCTGGGGCGCTGCAGCGCGGGAGcctgtttaaaagcaaaaccaacagcaGATGTAAAGGGGTGATTGttccttttatttacttatttattcctCCTCCGCCCACCCCTACCCCACGGCCACCTTCCCAAAATAGAACGGTGGCTAATTGCTGTGGGGAAGCGCGGTGGCTCCTGGAGGGCGGGTGCAGCCGGGAGCAGCGCCGGGTCCTGGGGTCGGAGGTTGCCGCAGGGGACGAGGGAGTGGAGCCGGGTTTCGGGGCAGCGATGGGGAAGTGGGATGGCACCGTAAGTCCCTGCGTGTCCCCGTGCAGCCTGGACccatcctcctccccccccgctcTGGGTGCACCGCGGGGATGctgagctggaggggagaggacGGTGGTGGCAGAGCATCAGAGCAtcccctggctggggctggggagaggagggagggagggctgcggggctgctgctAATTACCGGAGGTGCCCATCCTGCGGCATCGATCGCGGCAGCGCGATGGGGCACAGACCTACTTTCCCAGCAGGTTCACCGGGTAATGAGCCAGGGCACCGGGGAAGCCGCCTGCCCCGGCTCTCGCCCCAGCAGCCGAGGGGGTATTTGGGGCAGGGACGGCCACAGGGACACGGAGCTGCTCGCCCCCCTGCCCTGGCAAGGGGCACCCAGGCCCTGGGGGTGGGTTTGCTCCCGTGGCCTCATGTGGCCCACGCAGGGGAGGGGGTGGCCGTATCCTGACCCCAGCCCCATGGGTTGAAGGGTGCGCGGGCTCGCCCCGGGGCAGTCTGCGCAGAGGGCTTTGCAGGGACCTGCCAGTGCCCCccaaacaccaccccccccaggAGTCCTCACCCCTCAGCCAGGGGCACCCAGTCCCCATCGAGCcagctggaggtggggggggcaGCTCCAAaaatcctccagcagcagcagggtcatGGCACATCCCGGGGCTCGGTGGGGTGCTGAGGGTTTTGGGGTGATCTCCCCCCAGCACCAAAATTATGCGGCtgaggggagggatggggggaggaggaggaggatggggccACCTGTGGCCCGTGCACCACAGAGGGAGGGTCCAGACCCCCGTGGCCGGATCCTGCAGGGCCTGCCTTGTTTTGGGGTGCAAGAGGGATGCCCGCCCTCGGGGCGGAGGCGATGGAGAGGAGGGTGTGCCGGTGCGGGAGGAAGGCCGAGTCTTGCTCCAGGGTGGgcggctctggctctgccgaaaCCACCGGAGCTGCCTGCCCAGTTCAGGGCAAGcggtgctgggctggaggggacACACACGGCCGGGTCCGGGGGGTGACAGGGGACCCGGGGACTGTGCAGGGATGGACCTGTGTCCCCCACGGAGAGCTGCACCTTGGGGTGGCAAACGGGTGTCCCCAGCTCGAGGTATCACCCCAAAATGCCCCAAAGGCCCCATCCCCAGCGGCGGGAGGTTGGGGTGCAGCCGCGGCTCCGTCCTGGTGCGGCCGTGGCCGTGGGAAGGGTTAACAGCCGCGGCGTTACACAAGTGTGTGGGGCCACGGGCAGAAAGTGTGTCAGTGGGACAGGATGGCTCCAGCCGTGGGGCCACGCGCAGCCACCGGACCGGGGGCCAATTGCCGCCGGCACGGCCGAGCCCCATGGCCGGACGGTGCTGCGGTGCCGCTTACATAAAGGCTGGCCGGTGGCAGCGGGCTGGGAGTTGGGCAAGAAGTATTTACAGTGGGAGGAGAGCAAATACCACGGCCGGGACATTTTAATTGCCAGCTggagattattatttattttttttaaaagtgttttttttttttcctgtcccctgTTTTAGCCCCGCCAGCCCCTGGGAGGAGTtttgctgcctgccctcccccgGGCAGGGGGAAGGAATTCGCCTCCACCTAAATAAACCCCCCTTTTGCACAGTGTGGCCGATGCTCATGGGGTtgtggtgggaggaggaagagcctaGTGCTccggtggggaaactgaggcacggtggGGGGGGAGGCCATGCCCGGGGTGTGGCATCTGCTGTGATATTTCCCCCCGATAGTGGTGAGATTTGGGGGATGCGGGGTGCCGCTGTGgccaccccaccagcacccacGTCCCTCCCCGTCCTGCTGGGTTTGCCCTAGGGGGATGTCCGGCCCGCGCGGGGATCCCGGGGGAGTCGTGGCCACAGCACAAGGGGATGCCGAAGGAGCCGGCGCGGTGATTCAGTCGAGGCTTACGAACAGAGAGGCAATTAAACGCTGTTCTGGGCTGTAATTGCCGTCACGCCGGGGTTACGGCCATATCTCCACGTCAGTTATTTGGGGCGAACGTCTTAGGAGCGGGTCAGGTGCCGGCTGTGGGCACGGCCATGTAATTAGCAGGATGCTAATTAGAGCCCGAAGAGGCTGCAGGCACACGGTGAGCGGTCAGGGCTTCTCCTTCACGGCATCTGGGGGTGATGCTCGGCTCCGGAGGAGCCAGGACAGCGTCGTCCCCACGTACCCTTAGCTCTGCCCACGCTGGTTACGGGCGTCTCTCGGGGGGCTCCCCTCCACCTGGGCCTGGGGGTGCGGGAGCAGGATTTGGCCATCAGCATCACACGAAGCCATCGCCATCGTTGGGAGCCGGCGAACGGCGTTCGGGGCCCCGTGGGTCGAGCGGAGCGGCACCCTCGGGCTCTGCTCGCTGCGTGCTGGCGGGTGCGAGGGCCGCGCTCAGCCCAGCTGTTTTGCCGAGTGCGCGGTGCCGGTAATTGCGGGGGGCCGGGAGTATCGGCCGCGGGCGTGAGGGCGCGGCACGCCGGCGATGCATCACCCCAGCGCTCCCGGCGGCTGCAATTACGTTGCATAACGAACCGACGCCGCTTCCTGCCGGGGGTGGCACCACCTCCCTGTGCCCCCCACGGTGCCACCACCTCCCTGCCATCGCCGCACTCCTCCCCAGGCGATAGGGACAGGGCGTTGGGGCGGGGAGGGGTCCCCACGGTTTGCAGGTTGCACCCCTCTCCGGCGGCACGGGCGAAGGTGGTGGTGAGAGCCGGGGAATTGGGGGGGGTGTCTCGGTCGTCGGAGCCCACTGGCAAGACGGGGGTGGCCGCACGTCGCCCTGCCAGTGCCTCCGTCCCCCCGCCAAAGGGGTGACCCCGGGGCTGCGATGCCAGTGcagagtcggggggggggggggggagctgggacTGGAGGATGGGAAGATGCCCTggccatccctgcctgctccctgccggCCCCGGGTGGGTGGCTCTGCTGCCCCAGGCCCAAAAATACAGCAGAGGCACTGGCAGAGGCtttggggaggggcaggggtGGGATGTGACCCCCTTGGGTCGGGAGGCACACGGCgacacagccctgggagcagcccagCTCGGCAGCCCTGGGAAGAGGGGGGCGAACCCCAAAATTGCCTGGTGTATTtggagcaggagctgagcagcgAGTCAACGGATGGAGGAGGGATCTGTCCCTCCGCTTGCACCCGGACTTGAGGCAAGTCCTTCCCCCATATGGCTGGGAGCAAATCTGCCCCAGGGGGGGACCGATGGCATCCCCAGGGGACCGATGGCAGCCCGGCTGCGCCGCTGCACGGCGAGGCTCAGTCCAGCCTCCCCCAAAGCAGCGAGGGACCCCGGGGCACCGCTGGGTGCCGGGGGTGCAGGCGGTGCTGGCCGAGCACCGGGGCTTGTCACCCACAGAGGTGGCTGGCAGCAAGCCACAAAACATGTCCCTTGACCAGAATCGGTTGCTCccaggggaggagagaggcagaagggaaTTACCCGAGCCGGGGATTTGCACAGGCCCAGGAGATTTGAAATAACCATAATCTGGCCGCGGGGGTTATTTTGGCGCGGTGGCGGCTGCCCAGCACCCTTGAGAGCGACGCCAGGCTGAGCCTGGCCAGGGGGCGCGGGGGCTGGAGCGGGGATTAGAGGGTGCAGAGATGCCGGGAGGCACGTACGAGTCCCGGGGGTGCCCcgcgtctgtgtgtgtgtgtcccccccccccggtgcgcgcggggcgggcagggccggcccAGATCTGGGGCAGCTGGAAAATGAGGAGGACGAAGCCTATTAGCAGCTCAGTGCCAGCGAAGCAGAAGCGGGGAGGGAAGCGGATTTGCGGGGGGAAGGGGGCCGGGACCTTGAGCCAGCGATGGCTATATCGGTCCTGGCTTTTCTAAGGAGCTGCCAAGGGGGGGGTCGGGGGCCCCCCGGCCCTTCTGCTTGGGCCAGACCCCCAGCAGGACAGCGTCCatggctgcagggacagggatggTCCCTGTGCCGAGGATGTCCCTGTCTGTGGTGCCCCCGCAGTGTGCACACACTGGTTGAAAAATAAGGGGAGTGATTCCAAAACGGGGTCCCGGGCAGGCTGGTGCACAAACATGCTGTACTCTTGTAGCTCAAAGGGCTTTTCTGCCCGTCTCTTGGTGCTGGAGAGGATGGGGGAGCACATGGGGGTACCCCATGCCCTGCAAGGGCCTTTTTGGGGTCCTCTCTGAGGCACAAGCATCCTTGCGGGGGTCTGTGGGAAGGGCTGAGCTGATGGCCGGTCCAGATCTCGTGCTTCGGTTTCCCCAGCTGCcgagcagggctgcagctgtcACGGAGAGAGGGCCGTCTCCCTCGTTCGGTTCGGCGGCGGCCATCATTAACCACCGtggttttccccctttttcctctccGCCGCAGCCCAAATCGAAGTGATCCCATGCAAGATCTGCGGAGACAAGTCCTCGGGGATCCACTACGGTGTTATCACCTGCGAAGGCTGCAAGGTGAGCCCAGGGATGCCCAGGGACGGGTGCCAGCGGGCGGGCAGCCACGGGGGCTAGCATCCCGCCGGGCGCTTTTTCCAACGCCTCCCCGTCCCATGCAGGGTTTTTTTCGGAGGAGCCAGCAGAACAACGCCAGCTACTCCTGCTCCCGGCAGAGGAACTGCCTGATCGACCGCACCAATCGCAACCGCTGCCAGCACTGCCGCCTGCAGAAATGCCTGGCGCTGGGCATGTCCCGCGATGGTGAGTCGTGCCCTGGGGACCCCAGGAGCCCGTCCGCTCCTCCTTGGAGTGAGTTGGGCCATCGGGGCCGGAGCTGCTTCTCCCGTGAGGCCAGCCCGGGGAAAGGAGGGGTTTGGGGAGCaagaaatgcttttgcattttccACGGGAAAATTTAAATTGATTCTGTTCCATTTGACCCAGGGTCAGTCTGGGGCAGGGGGCGCATCCGACGGGGCCCCTGTCCCGCTCAGGGCTCATACACCCCCAAACCACGCGCTCCCCCAGGAGCAGGGACCCTTCCCAGGGCAGGCGGGTGGTCGCGGCTGCCGCTCTGCGGGGGCGAAGCTGCCCTGACGCAGCCGGCAtctcctccccgggcagcggtGAAGTTCGGCCGCATGTCGAAGAAGCAGCGGGACAGCCTCTACGCCGAGGTGCAGAAgcaccagcagagccaggagcagagcgGCGGTGCCAAGGATGAGCCCGAGCCCCTGAGCCGCGTCTACACCACCAGCGTCAGCAGTGGGCTCTCGGACCTGGACGACATCTCTACGCTGTCGGACGGGCTCCTCTTCGACTTCCCCCTCACCCCCGATGGCAGCAGCACCTACTACAACCTCGACCTGCTCGCCTCGGCGCAGCCCTCGCCCGACCAATCCAGCCTGGACATGGCCGATGCCACGCTCATCAAGCAGGAGTCCATCTACGAGCTGATGCTGGAGCCAGCCCTGTTCGCGCACGGCGCGCTGGAGGGCGGCCAGCTGGCTGCCGATATTTCCATCCTCGAGATTGGTGAGCATTGGCGCCGTCCCGGCGCGATGCCGGGCACGCACGGGGCTTGCAGCCCCGGGGATGGTGTTCGGTGCAGCCCTGGGTGCCCACGCAGCGCCGGGCACGCTCACAGCGAGGGACCGACCCAGCCTCGGCTCTCGGAGCAGCCCCAAGCCCATCCCCTCCTCCAGGCTGAGCACTGATGGAGCTCGGTGCACCTGAGGTCGTGTGGGGCGTCCCCCGCTCTGCCCCGGGGACAGCCCCCGATGCCCCACCTGTCCTCAGATCCCTGTGACATCGCGTGTGagcccctctgcccctccagcccccagcagccccacaggACGCCCGGGAGGGGACGATGTCGGGGTGTGGGGACAGAGGGGCCGGTGGGGTCCCCGGGACTCATCACCTGCTGCCCTCGCCTTGCAGACCGGGTGGCTCAGAATGTGGTGAAGTCGCACCTGGAGACGTGCCAGTACACGACGGAGGAGCTCAAGCGCCTGGCGTGGAGCCTCTACTCCCCCGAGGAGGTCCGCACCTTGCAGAGCAAGGTGAGAGCCGCTGCCAcggcccccccggctccccgccacGGCCAGAGCCACCGCAGCCCTCGGCAAGGGCCACCGTTGTCTCCCAGGGCTGCGCCGAGGCAGGGAGGAAGGCGAGGAGGATGAGGGGGGTCTTTCGGTGCTTTGGGAGCTGCAAAAGCCCCGCTGGGGAGGATGTGGGGGTGTAGGTGGCAGGTCATGTCCCAGGTGTCCCAGTGCCACCACCCCCCGTGGGTGGCACAGCACCTGGgtcccttccctgccctgtgcagtggggacaggagggacagcgGAGCCAGGGTGATGTGGTGGCAGCAAACCCCAGGTGACGGGGTGGCAGCGAGCCCTAAGGGACATCCCCACTGTGTTGGCAGAGCTGCGAGGCCATGTGGCAGCAGTGCTCGCTGCAGATCTCCAACGCCATCCAGTACGTGGTGGAGTTTGCCAAGCGCATCGACGGCTTCATGGAGCTCTGCCAGAACGACCAAATCATCCTCCTGAAAGCCGGTAAGAGCGGGGGACCCTGCCGTCCCCCTCGCGTCCCTGCCGTCCCCCTCGCGTCCCCAACGCCTCTCCCGAGCGTCAGCCATGGTGCCAAAGGCAAATCCCATCTTTTCTCTCAGCTAGTGCTTTCCTTTCTGGATCTCCCCTCCCTCACTGCCCCGGTTGCCCCCGGGCTCGACATCGGTGCTCGGTGAGCAGGTACCGGGCTGGAAGGAGTTTAAGGTCATTTTTAAAGGCGATGGTATAGAGAAGGACGCGGGGAGTGGCTGCCCCAGGCAGAGGCTTTTCTCCATGGTCACCCTCAACCAAATGTCACCCAGAAACCAGGAAGGAAACGAGCACAGCGGGTTTTCCCTCAAGAAAAGGGGTGCCAAACCcaaaggggagcagggagggagaagaggaaaggattgGCCTCTTCTCCCAGCAAGAGACTGGGAAGAAGAGGACAACGGCAGCGCACACCCGTGTCCCCCACCCTTCCGTCTGCCCGAGCCGGTGACACTGTGCCCAGGCGAGGAAGCTGAATGTGCAAAAGCCCCAAAATGCCAAAAAAGGTGGAAAAGCTGTGCAGTTTCTAAACTTTCGGGGCTGGGGAGCTGAGAGCCTCACCCAGCACAGGGGATGTGTGCCAGCGTCCCGGCAGGGTGCTCTATCCCGAAGCCAGAGTTGGCTGTGCCTGACACGCTGGAGTTTAactcattctttcatttcttccttccatttgctttttatttattttgttttcacccTCTCCTCTCTCGGTGCTCAACCATGACCTCGGTCAATCTCTGTGTCCGGCTGCGAATGCCTGGATAATATTTCCCTTTGGTGAAATATTGTGGTCGCAATtggaaacctaaaaaaaaaaaaaaacccaaccccgaACCCAAATTGGATTTATTGGAATAACCATTCTGCTCTTGGGAATGAACAATTTGGACTTCAAACTTGCACTGGGGGCTTTCCTCTTTCTTACATTTGGTCCTGGGATGATGGaaacccccctgccctgccctgccctgccctctctcTGCCTACATCAGGTTGCCTCGAGGTGCTCCTAATCCGCATGATCCGTGCGTTCAACCCCTTGAACAACACCGTCCTCTTCGAGGGGAAGTTTGGCGGCGTGCAGATGTTCAAGTCGCTCGGTAAGAGCCCCTTCGCTGCGCCTCTCTTGGGGCTCTCCTCTCCTTTCGACACCCGGACGGGGCTGGGGTTTGCAGCCAGGTGAAATGCAGCATCCCTGCGGCGGGGCTAAATCCCTGGGGCACGGGAGGGGGCGAGACTCACCTGTGTTCGCTCCCGCTGGGATCGGGTTGATGTGCGCTGTGGTTGGGACCTGCTTTCCGCTCCAGCCCGAAGCCCAGCCATGCCGGGCATCCTCTGCTGGGGACACCCCCTTTACCCCTCTCTTCTCCCAAAAGCTTTCCGAGCCCCGGGTGCCGCTGGGGTCGGCCAGTGGGTGGGATTGTGGGGGTGCCGCTGGGCAGTGCGGAGCCGTGACGTCCCCCTCTTCCCCGCTGTCCCCCACATCAGGCTGCGACGACCTCATCGGCGCCGTCTTCGAGCTGGGGAGGACCCTGTGCCGTCTGCAGCTGTCGGACGAGGAGCTCGCCCTCTTCACCGCCGCCGTCCTGCTCTCCCCCGGTACGGAGGGGCTGTGAGGGGGACGCGGCAGCTGGGACTGGCCAGGGAGGGGGGGGTCTCATGCCAAAGCTGCGGAGAACTGACCCGTAAATCTCAGCACTGCTGGATGATTTAAGTTATTCCCAGGAAAGGAGGTTGGGGTAAAAACGCATCTAAAAATGCACAAAACGCATCTGCCAAAATTCCTCGGTGGGAGGAGGAGCTGCATCCCCCACAgcagactgggggggggggggggggggggtggagaggggctgcctggctgtgccACTGACCCCAAAAACATCCCAGAGGGCGGGAAGGATTAAAAGAGCAGGAGGCCACCACACCGTGTCGGGGGAGACCCCCGTGGCGGCCCTGACCCGGCCACCCGCTGTCTCCCGTAGATCGCCCGTGGCTGACCGAGTCCAAGAAGGTGCAGAAGCTCCAGGACAAGATCTACGTGGCCCTGCAGCACGAGATCCAGAAGAAACACTCCGCCGAGGACAAGCTCtcgaaggtagcggcgctg encodes:
- the LOC143170747 gene encoding nuclear receptor ROR-beta-like, coding for MRAQIEVIPCKICGDKSSGIHYGVITCEGCKGFFRRSQQNNASYSCSRQRNCLIDRTNRNRCQHCRLQKCLALGMSRDAVKFGRMSKKQRDSLYAEVQKHQQSQEQSGGAKDEPEPLSRVYTTSVSSGLSDLDDISTLSDGLLFDFPLTPDGSSTYYNLDLLASAQPSPDQSSLDMADATLIKQESIYELMLEPALFAHGALEGGQLAADISILEIDRVAQNVVKSHLETCQYTTEELKRLAWSLYSPEEVRTLQSKSCEAMWQQCSLQISNAIQYVVEFAKRIDGFMELCQNDQIILLKAGCLEVLLIRMIRAFNPLNNTVLFEGKFGGVQMFKSLGCDDLIGAVFELGRTLCRLQLSDEELALFTAAVLLSPDRPWLTESKKVQKLQDKIYVALQHEIQKKHSAEDKLSKMVSKLPLMKTICNLHLDKLEFFRLLHPETAMNFPPLYKEVFNSELQYSDPRES